One window of Trifolium pratense cultivar HEN17-A07 linkage group LG5, ARS_RC_1.1, whole genome shotgun sequence genomic DNA carries:
- the LOC123884896 gene encoding uncharacterized protein LOC123884896 yields the protein MADVTYLRHHHEPDDDQTLIPLPYWSSSPSDFDFDFDLYSSDPEFPPNHHHHNHFSRETFVMDLFQQRVEQSHVIDHTDPIHQSINDSVFDSLSLDLGFNTSDFNFGIHNNVDDDDDDEDDDFPDTRVSGSDPINGLRIVEIDSDSDCEEDVEGNNVFYGICVHSDEEDFNNVIDEVANFPLRWDSLQLEDNQIYEDFEWEEVDGGLDERDFLNNMVPIHGGLDERDVMVPIDDNNRSVNSGSGRAIPFIVEEEEQDLEEVNMMMRVGGGMENLEWQVLLNSDSDNIGTSPETYHVIAEPFGENDDYFYTAEYEMMIAQFTDNDNPLTGRPPASVSVVQNLPNEVVTKDDVENNNALCAVCKDEFSVGEEVKLLPCSHRYHGDCIVPWLGIRNTCPVCRYEFPTDDADYERRKAPMLARSA from the coding sequence ATGGCTGATGTTACCTATCTCCGTCACCACCACGAACCCGACGATGATCAAACCCTAATCCCTTTACCCTATTGGTCTTCTTCCCCTTCCGATTTCGATTTCGATTTTGATTTATACTCTTCCGATCCCGAATTCCCTCCcaatcaccaccaccacaaccacTTTTCTCGTGAAACTTTCGTCATGGATCTATTCCAACAACGCGTGGAACAATCTCATGTCATCGATCATACCGATCCTATACATCAATCGATAAACGACTCTGTTTTCGATAGTTTAAGTCTTGATTTAGGTTTCAATACTTCCGATTTCAATTTCGGTATCCATAACAACgtcgatgatgatgatgacgacgaAGACGATGATTTTCCTGATACGAGGGTTTCTGGATCAGATCCGATCAACGGTTTGCGTATTGTTGAAATTGATTCGGATTCCGATTGTGAAGAAGATGTTGAAGGAAATAATGTGTTTTATGGGATCTGTGTACATTCTGATGAAGAAGATTTTAATAACGTAATTGATGAAGTTGCGAATTTTCCTCTCCGTTGGGATTCACTTCAGTTGGAGGATAATCAAATATATGAAGATTTTGAGTGGGAGGAAGTTGATGGTGGTTTAGATGAGAGGGATTTTCTTAATAACATGGTTCCCATTCACGGTGGTTTAGATGAGAGGGATGTTATGGTTCCCATTGACGACAATAATAGGTCGGTTAATTCCGGTTCAGGTCGCGCTATTCCGTTTAttgtagaagaagaagaacaagatcTAGAAGAGGTTAACATGATGATGAGGGTTGGTGGAGGAATGGAAAATCTTGAGTGGCAAGTATTGTTGAATTCGGATTCTGATAATATAGGCACAAGCCCTGAAACTTATCATGTAATTGCAGAGCCTTTTGGGGAGAATGATGATTACTTTTACACTGCAGAGTATGAGATGATGATTGCTCAATTCACAGATAATGATAACCCGTTAACCGGTAGGCCTCCGGCTTCTGTATCCGTCGTTCAGAACCTTCCTAATGAGGTTGTGACCAAAGATGATGTGGAGAATAACAATGCGCTATGTGCCGTTTGTAAAGATGAATTTTCTGTTGGAGAAGAGGTGAAGTTGTTGCCGTGTTCTCATCGTTACCATGGTGATTGTATTGTGCCTTGGCTGGGGATTAGGAATACTTGTCCCGTTTGTCGATATGAGTTCCCCACTGATGATGCTGATTATGAACGTAGGAAAGCCCCAATGTTGGCCCGGAGCGCTTGA